The Arvicanthis niloticus isolate mArvNil1 chromosome 8, mArvNil1.pat.X, whole genome shotgun sequence genome segment TTACTATGAGCTTAGTTCCTTTCGCAAACACCTTGCTCCAGCCTGAGCTATCACAGTGCTCACAGCTTCTACAAAAATCTGAACTGTCTCCAGATATTCGTGTCATAAAAATAGGCTAAAATTTGTCCTGATAAACTCATCTTCTGTGTTCCTTAGAAATCCACTGCATATAAACTGTGTGGTATCTAATACTTTACAAGCTTCTTCACAAAATAAACTCATACACTATTCTCCCTGAAGGTAGTGATAATTGAAAAGCACcaacagaaaatagaaaggatTCAGTTGGAAAATAAGAGAGTTGGGCTAACTGGTCCtccaactggtttttttttttttccaagtaactagaaaaaatattctaagaattgctttgtttttaatttccaggAGTTCAGTTGTGTTGAAACTCTTCAGTGTTTACATCAAAGGaatgtattttttcttctcaCCAGCACCAATGTTTCTTCTTAACAAGAGGGGAAATATTTCTGAAAAGAGGAAGCTCtatagtaattaaaaaataaaggcatgccaCTATTAGAAAAGTGTGGCCCAAAATTCTATAATTTCAAAAAGCTGCCATTAGTAGTTGGTATCAAGAACCATTATTTTAACCATGTCGATGAAAAATGTAATCTGTCATGGCTTATTAGAATAAAGAAGGTTAGGTAAAAACCGTATCTGTAAAGTGTTGTAAAATTTTGTAGATTAACTTATTGATTGGCTgattaaaaatagcattttaactGACAATTTTCTTACCCTTTGTACTTTACACAGGTATGACATGTTCTCAGTTTCTGGTTTCCACTCTTATCCCTTGTTCCAAGACCAGGAGTAGAATTATTAGAAGTCTTATGATTTGTCTATAGAAttataaactaatttaaaatgcaaaagagTAACTGAAGCAaaatagctcagtaggtaaaggaacTTATTGCCAAATCTGGTGACTCTAGTTTGGTTTTTGAAACCCACATTGTGGAAAGAGAGTCAGCTCCATTCCTGTCCCTGTTGCTTGCTATGGCATgtgtacattcacacatatacacatacatacatagaataaatgtaaattttaataagataaaatgtttcattgcatttttattggatattgtatttacatttcacattttatccttttaccccattccccccaccacccaggaacctcctatcccatccccctcctcctgcttctatgaggatgtacccccacctaccctgccaactcccacctccccaccctcgaattctcccctcccccactcggtgttcagccttcatgggaccaaggatatcttttcccacctatgcccgacaaggccatcctcccctacatatacagatgaagtcatgggtccctccctatgtgctcccaggctggtggtttagagctctggttggttggtattgttgctctcctcatagggccaccaaccctttcagctggggagctctggttggttggtattgttgctctcctcatagggccaccaaccctttcagctccttcagtcttctctctaacttctccattgggaaacccttgatcagatcagtggttagctgtgagcatctgcatctgaatatgtcagaatttGGCAGacccctaaggagacagctatatcaggctcttgtcagcatgcacttcctgccatccacatcagtgtctacctttggtgactgtacatgggatgggtacccaggtgaaatggtctccagatggcctctccttcagtttctgttccatactttgtctccatatttggtcccttgagtattttgttactctttctaagtaggactgaggcatccacatttggtcatccttcttcatgagcttcatgtggtctgttagttgaatcttggctattttattttaaaaatagtggcATATgtatcttggcagtaaccaacagctctcttaTTGGACTTAAGATCTCTCAACAAGAAGCATACCATGCCTGGTATGGAAACCTACATAACTACTTTAGGGCTAGTGGGGTCATGGTTGTTTGAACAGAGTCTTCAACTACTATTGTATTACACAGCATAATTCCtaacaacaatctataaacatttgtccttatacctacagataagtgtagtcttcactTCTTTTTGCAACACctgaaaaaattacagaaaaccacaaccaatcaaaacgtACAATTGTGGAACACAATTCCAAACATTACATCTATAAAACACCCCCACACTTGCAGCTCAAGGAACATTATGAAAGAGAGAGcaaaaagattctaagagccaaaCGGTCAGTGCATTTACTGTGATAATATTTCTCCTAGTAACACCAGAAGATAAATTCATAAAGTGTTACCAACATGACTGCCCGcatgtgagctgaacaagaatCAACATAATGAACAGACCaaactgaaaagggaaaaacCCACAAggtctcaaccctacacaaagaattataGAAAACTGTGTAAATCTGGGAGTGAGAGAGGTGGTCCTTCCCATGGAAAAACATCAATTGACTGTATCATTCCAAACAATCATTCTGAGAAGATATATACAATTAATATTGTATAGACTGAACAggtcatatttataaatatgtatgtacatacaatacatatatgaatataataacaattaatgataAAAGAGACCATAAATTtgaagaggaacagagagagagttggaaggaaagaaagagaagggagaaatttaattaaaatacaatctcaaatgtaaacaaaaagaaaacaaaaatataagaattatatTAAAACACAGTATCAAGTTTATTAATTGTTCACTAAAATCTGACTTCATAAAAAACACAATTATAGAGAAAATCTACAGTTATCAGAAAGCCAGTATCTTATAAGTTCATATTTACACTAGCTACAATTTTAGTCTGAGCTCCCAGAgtaatttgtctttttctttcttagatgAGACTGCTAGAATGTGTATAAGTAAGAATATTATAAAGTCTGTGAGGATTCATGAAGATTAAATAACAAAAGTTGAATATTAGAAACACACACTCTCCAGTCCAATCAAAAATGTTCAATGAAATGCAGACATTTCTAAAATGATAAAGTctaaatggccaataaataattgaaaatatgcTCAAAATCTTCAGCCACCagagaagcagaaatgaaaatTGCATCCTCTGATAGTGAGGATGGTTTCTATCAACAgaatcaacaaatacaaaaatgatTGTAGGGGTGATTGTAAGAAGGCATTATGGAACAGTATAACCACTTTGAAAGTCAGCATAAGAgttcctcaaaaaaataaagaacaatgtCAATATTATCAAACCAttccatttctgtattaataatcccaaagaataaaaatcagCGTACTATGGAGATATCGGCACATTTTCATTGCAAGACTAGTCAAAATCATGAATTTATGGGATCAACAAGAtgaattgataaagaaaaattGGTGTTTATACATATCAGCCAAAAAATTCCATGTTATATGATTTATAAGAAAGAGACGGGATTGGAGATAATCATTTTAGGTGAAATAAGTCATTTTCACAAAGACTAATCtagcctgtttctttttcttcattggaAGAAGTGACATGGAAAAGATGGCCTGAAACTAAATCTGAGAATagtaaaaatggagaaaagaaattgAGGTTAGGGGAGGAGTAGGAAGAAAGAATAACAGAAACCAGGGGCAATGGCTCAAGCTGATAATCCTATCAGatagaaagtagaggcaggaacatcaggagttcaaagacATCCTCAGCCTTGTAAGTGTGACAATGAGATCCCTTTGAACAATTAATATACAATGAAGACAGCACAGCATTTCAGAATTAAAGTAAAATCATTGACTATATGTCAACTATTAGCCAACAATTATCCattaaaaacatttagaaaaatctAATTTCCATAAAAGATACattcaaaattaaattgaaagTGACAATGCTTTCAGTATACTAGAAAGAATATATTGAAGCATATTTCATTCCCTAAGTTGAAGAATAGGAGAACCACCATGTAATGTATATTTAAGAAATTCAGTGTGGGATATTATAATTTATAGTATTTTCAAATGAGTGTTTCTAAGAGAAAATCCAAGCAGGATTTACTGGAGGTTCTATGGAAAACGTGGCATAGCTATCCCAGAGTATAAATACCTTGGAGGTGTTAGAAGGAGTCAGAGTCAGTAGGAGGCATTGCTGCCAACAGTGAGGATTAATAAGTAGCTAGTGTGAATGCTGAGAGGCTCAGCAGAGTTTGAAGAAGGTCATTATGTAAAAGTCAGACAATTTCCTCAGAACATTGAAATTGATGGGCAAGAAGCATTCAGTCTTAAAGCAGAGCATCAGATGGAGTGCTTCCATTCTTGGTGATATGGCTTTGGTTTTGAATACATTTAGCTTTCAGGGATCAAGTGTCCTCATCCAAAGTGATGAGATCCGCGTTGCAGGATTTAATGaggtttaaataaaataatgtttcgaGAATAGACACTCCAATATAGTAATTGTCCAGAAATGGTTTCTCATACCAATGATGTGAAACTTGAGGCACagatcattttaatatttttacatttatttatttagtgtgatttagtgtgtgtgtgtttgtgtgtgtgtgtgtgtgtgtgtgtgttttgctagTCAGTCTGTGGATCCTAAGTATTAAATTCAGAttattaggcttggcagcaagatcCTTTATCTCCTGAGTCATGTTGCCAGtctgatttacattttaataagcaGAAAAACATCTCAGACTTGCTGTATCAGTAGTTTTTCTTCTCACCTtgttttattacacacacacacacacacacacacacacacacacacacacacacattcctcatTCATCTAGGCCTAGTTgagcatcaataggaggagaggaccttggtcctgtgaaggttagaagccccagtgtagggaaatgccatgGTGGGGAGACGggagtagatgggtggatggaggaacaacctcacagaagcagggggaggtccaatgggataggggggtttccAGGGGTGGAAACCAGGAAagataataacatttaaaatgttaataaaaatatctaattttttaaaaaggaaaaagaaaaggatgacAGGTGAAGATAACTTAAATCCTAATTCAAAGCAaggactgaataaataaatatgtaaatgaggAAATGAAGCATCATAAAACTCAAGTTTTAATGTGGCTTTGAAAAGCTTTATGTTGCttatcttctgtctctgtgtaggTAGGCCTGTGCCTCAAACATGCTCCGCCAGATCCTCGGGCAAGCCAAGAAGCATCCCAGCTTGATTCCTCTCTTCGTGTTTATTGGAGCAGGGGGCACCGGAGCAGCGCTGTATGTGCTGCGTTTGGCATTGTTCAATCCAGATGTCAGCTGGGACAGGAAGAATAACCCTGAGCCTTGGAACAAACTGGGTCCCAATGATCAATATAAGTTCTACTCAGTGAATGTGGACTACAGCAAACTGAAGAAAGAAGGCCCAGACTTCTAAACTGTGAAGTTCACTGTAAAGCTGCTGATAATGAAGGTCTTTCAGAAGCCATCCGCACAATTTTCCACTTAAGCAGGGAATAAGTCTCTGAATGCATGAaatcatgttgatttttttttttttttggagtttatTACACTGATGAATAAAtctctgaaatgaaaaaaaaaagaaaagctttatgTTACTTTATCAAGTTTGAAAGTGACAATTTTTATAGTTGAGAATATTCAGACAAATTTGTTTTTTGATTAAAACAATACCATACTTCAAGGTTTCGTTGCCTTCTTAAAACACAATagtaactttcttttttattacattggGTCATTTTCTGGAAATTATCAATTTTAATACAGTTTGTATTTGAGTAATTTTCAGAGATTcccaataagaaaagaaaggagtaTAACACTGTTGTAAGAAAGCTAAACATAATATCTGCCACGTTCAAGAGATAAATACTTTTCAATAACATTCACATTCTTAGAGTCTATCTTTGCAACCCCACTTACTATGTCACTTATGTAATAGCAGACGTGTTCCTGTGCAGGAGGTCATGGGTATGTTCTTGGTTCTTCCCTTCCTATACACACCCAAGGGCACTGTTCAGAAGAGGACAGGGCATAACTCTTGCAGCTGGTGCTTCCCCTTTGTGATTTTTACCACTGttctttttgcatttttactATCTAGTGAGTGAAGACTTTGTTCATACTGAACATGTAACATGCCACTTCAAGTGTTACAGAAACGTCTTGATATGTACAATTCTCACAAACATGCATGCCAGATAGAGCCCATGGATCTTTTTGgcaaatatgaaatatttgtctATACTGAATAAGAATGCGTGATATATATTTCTTTGGAAATCTATACTCAGCTCAgctataaaattttctttctccgTGTTCTAGGATGGCCAGTCTGGATTCTAGGCTCTTAGTAGTGAACAGGAAGTAAATTCATAGGTTTATGCCTGGTGGGTATCAGAGGATCTGCATCTGAAATGAACATTTACAATACTGAGTACTGCCTTGTGCAAGTCACATGGATTGCCacagcaaacaaaaaaatagaggGCTGACTGATACATTAGCTATAAAAGCAATGTTACCAATCCATGGTAGTGTGACTCAAGCAAGCATTAGAGTGGCCACACATAATGAATAATGTGTGTTTTACAAAATAAGAAGAGGCTTGAGATTTATACCATGAAGAAACAATAAAGGATTGAAAATGTATATGCTTGTCTTGATTTTAATATTATACACTGTAggcattaaaaatatattgtatgataaTTTTTGGGTTGCATATATcagttaaagaataaatttaagtGAAAAATATTGTTGAGACAAAATTTTTGTAAACTCTAAAGTTTATTAAGATCAGGGATTAATGTGCATGGTGTTTCATATGTTTCTTCTAAAAATCATTTTAGCACTTCCTTAATTTTTAGTGACAGTTCTGCTTGTTGTCTGTAAAAACAGAAATTCATGCGATAATTTACTTAGAATGGTGGGTGTATGCCATATGAATTGTCACTCTTCAGGGATTTAAGTGGTCTGCTGCTTATTATAAACAAGAAGAACGTGGGTAGACGCAGGAAATACCTTAGAAGAGAATCCACAAGAACTAGATTTTGATGAACTTGAGTGTCCACATAACTATGTTACTTgatttcctcc includes the following:
- the LOC117713879 gene encoding cytochrome c oxidase subunit NDUFA4, with amino-acid sequence MLRQILGQAKKHPSLIPLFVFIGAGGTGAALYVLRLALFNPDVSWDRKNNPEPWNKLGPNDQYKFYSVNVDYSKLKKEGPDF